In Nicotiana tabacum cultivar K326 chromosome 2, ASM71507v2, whole genome shotgun sequence, the following proteins share a genomic window:
- the LOC107824573 gene encoding uncharacterized protein LOC107824573: MAVGMNIKELLVIGDYDLLIHHIQGEWTTMNVKILPYLHCVKDFCKKFTKIEFKHNHRIQNEFADTLATFSSMMQHPDKNYIDPIEIVVRDQHAYCFHVDEDSDGNPWYYDIKRFFEIREYLENATNGQK, translated from the coding sequence ATGGCAGTCGGCATGAACATCAAGGAGCTTCTAGTAATAGGAGATTATGATTTGTTGATACATCATATACAAGGAGAATGGACTACCATGAATGTCAAGATCCTTCCATACCTGCATTGCGTAAAGGATTTTtgcaagaagttcacaaagatTGAGTTCAAACATAATCATAGGATCCAGAACGAGTTCGCCGACACCCTTGCAACCTTCTCATCCATGAtgcaacatccagataagaattacatCGACCCTATTGAGATAGTGGTCCGGGATCAACATGCGTACTGTTTCCATGTAGATGAAGATTCGGATGGTAATCCATGGTACTACGACATCAAAAGGTTCTTTGAAATAAGAGAGTACCTAGAGAATGCCACCAATGGTCAGAAGTGA